GCTGCGCTGGGGGCGATTGGAGAAGGGGATATTGGGCGACATTTTCCAGATACAGACCCAGAATGGAAGGATGCTGATTCAGCAAAGTTGCTAGAGTATATTTGGAAAATCGTTGAGGACAAAGGCTATGTGCTTGGCAATGTTGACTGCACAATTATGGCGCAACGTCCGAAAATGGCGCCTTATATTGAACAAATGAGAAATCGCATTGCAACTCTATTAAACGCTGATGCATCACAAGTAAATGTAAAAGCGACAACTACTGAACGACTTGGCTTTACAGGACGTGAAGAAGGCATTGCTTCAATGGCAACAATTTTACTGATTAAAAAATAAAAAAATGGCGCGTGTCCACTTGAAAAACACGCGTTACTTTAATTTCCTATACTACAGTGGTAAAATGAACAAAGTTAATAAGGTCGGAATTATTTTCAGACGAATATTTAGGAGGCATTTAATTATGACGAAAGAAGTTCGCGTTCGTTACGCGCCATCACCAACTGGATTTTTACATATTGGCGGTGCACGTACTGCGTTATTCAACTATTTATATGCAAAACATCATAACGGTAAATTCATCGTGCGTATTGAAGATACGGATATTGAGCGTAATGTAGAAGGTGGAGAAGCGTCTCAGTTAGATAACTTAAAATGGTTAGGTATCGAATATGACGAATCCATCGACATTGGTGGGCCGTATGCACCTTATCGTCAAATGGAACGCTTAGATATTTACAAAGAGCATGCTGAAAAGTTATTACAACAAGGCACAGCGTATAAATGTTTCTGTTCATCAGAAAAATTAGAAGCATCTCGTGAAGAACAAAAAGCTCGTGGTGTTGCAGCACCTACTTATGATGGAACTTGCCGTCATTTATCAGCGGAAGAAGTAGCGGCTAAAGAAGCGGCTGGCGAACAATATACAATTCGTATGCGTGTACCTGAAAACGTAACATATGAATTTGATGATTTAGTACGTGGACATGTAGCGTTCGAATCGAAAGATGTGGGCGACTGGGTACTTGTGAAAGCAAACGGTATTCCAACTTACAATTACGCAGTAGTATTAGATGACCACTTTATGGAAATCTCTCATGTGTTCCGTGGTGAAGAGCATTTATCAAACACACCAAAACAAATGATGATCTTCGATGCATTTGGCTGGGAGTATCCTCGCTTTGGACATATGACGTTAATCATCAACGAAAATCGCAAAAAGCTATCAAAACGAGACGAATCCATTATCCAATTCGTAACGCAATATAAAGACCTTGGTTACTTACCAGAAGCGATGTTCAATTTCTTTGCTTTACTTGGTTGGTCTCCAGAAGGTGAAGAAGAGATTTTCTCTAAAGAAGAATTTATTAAAATCTTTGATGAGAAGCGTTTATCGAAATCACCATCTATGTTTGATAAGCAAAAGCTGACTTGGATGAATAATCAATACATCAAAAAATTATCTTTAGAAGAAGTAGTGGCATTATCTTTACCGCACTTACAAAAAGCAGGCTTATTACCAGAAACGTTAACAGCAGAAGAGCGCGCTTGGGCAACAGATTTAATCGCACTTTACCATGAACAAATGAGCTTTGGTGCTGAAATCGTGGAACTGTCAAGCCTATTCTTTAACGATCATATTGAATATGATGAAGAAGCAAAAGCCGTTTTAGCTGGCGAGCAAGTACCAGAGGTAATGGCTGCATTTAAAGCACAACTTGAAAATTTAGAAGAGTTTACACCTGAAACTGTCAAAGCAGCTATCAAAGCTGTACAAAAAGAGACAGGTCATAAAGGTAAAAATCTATTTATGCCAATCCGTGTTGTGACGACTGGTGAAACACACGGTCCAGAGTTACCAAATGCGATTTGTTTAATTGGTAAAGAGAAAACAATTGACCGTGTAGAAAAATACGCGAAGTAATAGAATTTTATTGACAATTTATATTGTCGATGTAAAATGAATGTACATTGTGAAAGCGTTGATAAGGAGAAGTACGTAGCGCATGCTCTAAAGAGAGGACCATCACCGGCTGAAAGTGGTCTGAGCCAAGGCAAAACCGAAATGCACCTTTGAGCATAGAGCTGAACATTAG
This genomic interval from Lysinibacillus sphaericus contains the following:
- the ispF gene encoding 2-C-methyl-D-erythritol 2,4-cyclodiphosphate synthase, which produces MFRVGQGFDVHAFEEGRPLIIGGITIPHEKGLVGHSDADVLLHTVTDAALGAIGEGDIGRHFPDTDPEWKDADSAKLLEYIWKIVEDKGYVLGNVDCTIMAQRPKMAPYIEQMRNRIATLLNADASQVNVKATTTERLGFTGREEGIASMATILLIKK
- the gltX gene encoding glutamate--tRNA ligase, whose translation is MTKEVRVRYAPSPTGFLHIGGARTALFNYLYAKHHNGKFIVRIEDTDIERNVEGGEASQLDNLKWLGIEYDESIDIGGPYAPYRQMERLDIYKEHAEKLLQQGTAYKCFCSSEKLEASREEQKARGVAAPTYDGTCRHLSAEEVAAKEAAGEQYTIRMRVPENVTYEFDDLVRGHVAFESKDVGDWVLVKANGIPTYNYAVVLDDHFMEISHVFRGEEHLSNTPKQMMIFDAFGWEYPRFGHMTLIINENRKKLSKRDESIIQFVTQYKDLGYLPEAMFNFFALLGWSPEGEEEIFSKEEFIKIFDEKRLSKSPSMFDKQKLTWMNNQYIKKLSLEEVVALSLPHLQKAGLLPETLTAEERAWATDLIALYHEQMSFGAEIVELSSLFFNDHIEYDEEAKAVLAGEQVPEVMAAFKAQLENLEEFTPETVKAAIKAVQKETGHKGKNLFMPIRVVTTGETHGPELPNAICLIGKEKTIDRVEKYAK